Proteins encoded within one genomic window of [Enterobacter] lignolyticus SCF1:
- the cydC gene encoding heme ABC transporter ATP-binding protein/permease CydC, which yields MRVLAPYLALYKRHKWLLSLGVVLAIVTLLASIGLLTLSGWFLSASAVVGFAGAYSFNYMLPAAGVRGAAIIRTAGRYFERLVSHDATFRVLQHLRVFTFSKLLPLSPAGLARFRQGELLNRVVADVDTLDHLYLRVISPLIGALVVILAVTFGLSFLDVTLALTLGGIMLLTLFVLPPLFYRAGKPTGESLTQLRGHYRQQLTAWLHGQAELSIFGAATRYRDQMEQTELSWHEAQRRQSELTALSQALMMLIGGIAIIAMLWMAAGGVGDNARPGALIALFVFCALAAFEALAPVTGAFQHLGQVMASALRISQITEQQPEVQFPQTASVTPTQVSLRLRNVTFAYSPQAQPALNAISLQVAAGEHVAILGRTGCGKSTLLQLLTRAWDPQQGELLLNDSPLSVLDEPTLRRAMSVVPQRVHLFSATLRDNLLLAAPGASDEALADVLMRTGLEKLLEDAGLNSWLGEGGRQLSGGELRRLAIARALLHDAPLMLLDEPTEGLDAATERQILDLLADVMRDKTLLMVTHRLRGLARFNQIIVMDNGQIIEQGNHAELLEKQGRYYQFRQRL from the coding sequence ATGCGCGTATTAGCCCCCTATCTGGCGCTCTATAAGCGCCACAAATGGCTGCTGTCGCTCGGCGTCGTACTGGCTATCGTGACCCTGCTCGCCAGCATCGGTCTGCTGACGCTCTCCGGCTGGTTCCTGTCAGCGTCGGCCGTGGTCGGTTTTGCCGGCGCCTACAGCTTTAACTACATGCTGCCCGCCGCTGGCGTCCGCGGCGCCGCCATTATTCGCACCGCCGGGCGCTATTTCGAACGTCTGGTCAGCCACGACGCCACCTTCCGCGTGCTTCAGCATCTGCGGGTCTTCACCTTCAGCAAGCTGCTGCCCCTCTCCCCCGCCGGTCTGGCGCGTTTTCGTCAGGGCGAGCTGCTGAACCGCGTGGTGGCGGATGTTGATACGCTGGATCACCTCTACCTGCGCGTCATCTCCCCGCTGATCGGCGCGCTGGTGGTGATCCTGGCGGTAACCTTCGGTTTGAGCTTCCTTGACGTCACGCTGGCGCTGACCCTCGGCGGTATTATGCTGCTGACGCTGTTTGTGCTGCCGCCGCTGTTTTATCGCGCCGGTAAACCTACCGGCGAAAGCCTAACGCAGCTGCGCGGACACTATCGCCAGCAGCTGACGGCATGGCTGCACGGCCAGGCCGAACTGTCGATTTTCGGCGCCGCCACCCGCTATCGCGACCAGATGGAGCAAACGGAGCTGAGCTGGCATGAAGCCCAGCGCCGCCAGTCCGAGCTTACCGCGCTATCCCAGGCGCTGATGATGCTGATTGGCGGTATCGCCATTATCGCCATGCTGTGGATGGCCGCAGGCGGCGTCGGCGACAACGCGCGCCCTGGCGCCCTGATCGCCCTGTTCGTCTTCTGCGCCCTTGCCGCCTTTGAAGCGCTGGCGCCGGTCACCGGCGCGTTTCAGCACCTCGGCCAGGTTATGGCGTCGGCGCTGCGCATTAGCCAAATTACCGAACAGCAGCCGGAAGTGCAGTTTCCGCAGACCGCATCCGTTACGCCGACGCAGGTCAGCCTGAGGCTGCGCAATGTGACCTTTGCGTACTCGCCGCAGGCGCAACCGGCGCTCAACGCGATTAGCCTGCAGGTTGCCGCAGGCGAGCACGTCGCCATTCTTGGCCGCACCGGCTGCGGGAAGTCCACGCTGCTACAGCTGCTGACCCGCGCCTGGGACCCGCAGCAGGGCGAGCTGCTGCTCAACGACAGCCCGCTTTCCGTACTGGATGAGCCGACGCTGCGCCGCGCCATGAGCGTGGTGCCCCAGCGCGTACATCTGTTCAGCGCCACGCTGCGCGACAACCTGCTGCTGGCCGCGCCTGGCGCCAGCGACGAAGCGCTGGCCGACGTGCTGATGCGTACCGGGCTTGAGAAACTGCTGGAAGACGCCGGGCTCAACAGCTGGCTGGGAGAAGGCGGCCGCCAGCTCTCCGGCGGCGAGCTCCGCCGACTGGCGATCGCCCGCGCCCTGCTGCACGATGCGCCGCTGATGCTGCTCGATGAGCCAACTGAAGGACTGGATGCCGCCACCGAACGGCAAATCCTTGATTTGCTGGCCGACGTGATGCGCGATAAAACGCTGCTGATGGTCACCCACCGCCTGCGCGGGCTGGCGCGTTTTAATCAGATAATTGTGATGGACAACGGACAAATAATTGAGCAAGGTAATCACGCTGAATTACTGGAGAAACAGGGGCGTTATTACCAGTTCAGACAGCGTTTGTAG
- the aat gene encoding leucyl/phenylalanyl-tRNA--protein transferase, whose amino-acid sequence MRLVQLSRHSIAFPSPEGALREPNGLLALGGDLSPARLLMAYQRGIFPWFSPGDPILWWSPDPRAVLWPDAFHVSRSMKRFHKTSPYRVTLNHAFGKVIEGCAGDRDEGTWITDSIVLAYHRLHELGHAHSIEVWRDDELVGGMYGVAQGTLFCGESMFSRAVNASKTALLVFCNEFTRQGGKLIDCQVLNDHTASLGAVEMPRRHYLDALDALRTERLPTHFWVPRTLFAPER is encoded by the coding sequence ATGCGTCTGGTCCAGTTGTCCCGTCACTCCATCGCCTTTCCGTCGCCGGAGGGTGCTCTGCGCGAGCCCAACGGCCTGCTGGCCCTCGGCGGCGATCTCAGCCCCGCGCGGCTGCTGATGGCCTATCAGCGCGGTATTTTTCCATGGTTCTCGCCCGGCGACCCTATTCTGTGGTGGTCGCCCGATCCGCGTGCGGTGCTGTGGCCGGACGCGTTTCACGTCAGCCGCAGCATGAAGCGGTTTCACAAAACCTCGCCCTACCGGGTTACCCTGAACCACGCGTTCGGAAAAGTGATTGAAGGCTGCGCGGGCGATCGCGATGAAGGCACCTGGATCACCGACAGCATCGTGCTGGCCTATCACCGCCTCCACGAGCTGGGGCATGCGCACTCGATTGAGGTCTGGCGCGACGATGAGCTTGTCGGCGGCATGTACGGCGTGGCGCAGGGCACCCTGTTCTGCGGAGAGTCCATGTTCAGCCGGGCGGTAAACGCCTCTAAAACCGCGCTGCTGGTATTCTGCAACGAATTTACGCGCCAGGGCGGCAAACTCATCGACTGCCAGGTGCTGAACGACCATACCGCCTCGCTTGGGGCCGTGGAAATGCCGCGTCGGCACTATCTCGACGCGCTTGACGCCCTTCGCACTGAACGTCTCCCCACCCATTTCTGGGTCCCGCGTACGCTGTTTGCGCCTGAGCGATAA
- the infA gene encoding translation initiation factor IF-1 has product MAKEDNIEMQGTVLETLPNTMFRVELENGHVVTAHISGKMRKNYIRILTGDKVTVELTPYDLSKGRIVFRSR; this is encoded by the coding sequence ATGGCCAAAGAAGACAATATTGAAATGCAGGGCACCGTTCTTGAAACGTTGCCTAACACTATGTTCCGCGTAGAACTGGAAAACGGTCACGTGGTCACTGCGCATATCTCCGGAAAAATGCGTAAAAACTACATCCGCATTCTGACGGGCGACAAAGTGACTGTTGAACTGACCCCGTACGACCTGAGCAAAGGCCGCATTGTCTTCCGTAGTCGCTAA